The DNA sequence CCTCCCAGGCCTCCCGATCGTCCCAGAGGCTGGACTCCGCCGTGATCCCAGCGATCTCCGCCGCTTCGACTCCGGTCAGATACCGTGTGCCGGTCACCTCGAAGTTGGACAATCCGAACAGCTCCATGTGGGCGAGCGCGCGAGGAAGCTGCCGAGCCCCGACCCAGAGGGTGGAACTGACCAGCAGCGCGAACGCGAAGCGCCCTACCCAACGTGTGCGCCGACGAGCGCGAGGTCTCACGTGTCCTCCTCGAGAGAACGGATCAGCCGGGGACCGACGTGCTCGATGGAGCCCGCCCCCAATGTGACGCAGACATCGCCCTCCTCCAAGGTGGGAGCGACGGCTGCGGCCAGCGTCGCGATGTCGGCGTGGTAGTGAACGTCGCTGGCGCCTTGCGTGCGCGCCTGCTCCGCGATCAGAGCACCAGTGACTCCCGGAAGCGGCCGCTCCCGCGCAGGATAGACGTCGGAGACCCACAGCCGATCCGCCGCCGCCAGAGCGCGCCCGAACTCGATCTGGAAGTCACGCGTGCGGCTGAACAGGTGTGGCTGGAACAGCGCGACCAGCCGCCGCCCCGGAAACGCCTGCCTGAGCGCCTGCAGCGTCGCCGTGACCTCGGTGGGATGGTGTGCGTAGTCGTCGAGCACGTCGATGCCACCCACACGGCCCAGTGGCTCCAGGCGACGGCCCACGCCTCGATACCTGGCCAGTCCCTCGCGCACTTCCTCCCACCCCACTCCGAGCGCCCGGGCCGCACCTGCCGCGGCAGTGGCGTTGAGAACGTTGTGGTGACCGGGGACATGAATCTGGAAGCGCCCCGCGGGGTGGCCCCGCTCCACCAGCGTGAAGGCGGACCCACCCTCCTTGGGCGTGATGTCGAGCACCCGGAGCACCGCGCCCGCGCGTGTTCCGTAGGAGACGACGTCCTCCAGTCCGGCGACCACGCGTCCGGCACCGACGTCGTCGGCACAGGCCACCACCGTGCCTCCGTCCCGGCGAGCGGCCAGGAAGATCCGAAAGGCTTCTTCGACCCCGGACAGATCGCCGTAGATGTCGAGGTGGTCGGCTTCCACGTTCGTCACCACGGCCACGTCCGGAGCGAGCTGGTGGAAGGAACGGTCGTACTCGTCCGCCTCGACCACGAACACCCGGTCCGCCCCCGCCCGGTAGTTGCCACCCCAGGCCCGCACCGCGCCCCCCACGAAGGCGGACGGATCCAACCCCGCCCGAACCAACACCTCGGTGACCAGCGTGGTGGTGGTGGTCTTGCCATGCGTGCCCGCGATCGCGACCACGCGCCCGCGCTCCACCCACTGGCCCAAGGCCTGGGCCCGTTTGAGCACGGGGACTCCGTGGTCGAGAGCCGCGGCCACTTCCGGGTTCTCCTCGGTCACGGCCGCCGTTCGCACCAGCAGCGTGGCCCCCTCCACCTGTTGGGCCGCGTGGCCCTCGAACAACTGCACGCCGAGCGCACGGAGGGGCTCGACCTGCGCACCAAGCGCCAGATCCGACCCGGTCACGACCAACCCCGCACGAGCCATCGCCTCAGCGAGACCACACATACCCGCGCCCGAAACGCCGACGAAGTGCACATGGCTCCCGGGAGCGAACTGCGTGGAAGCGGGGGCGCTCACTCGTCACCCTCCGGAAGCAGCTCGCTCAGCGCCCGCGCGATGGCCTGCGCCGCCTGCGGCCGACCCCGCGCCCGAGCGTTCTCCGACATGCGCCTGAGCTTCGAAGGATCGTGCAGGAGCGCGCACACTGCGCTCCAGAGGCCGCGACCGTCGGTGCTGCGCTCCGGGAGGTGCACGGCCACGTCCGCCGCGGCCAAAGCCTCGGCATTGCGCGTCTGGTGGTCCTCCGCGGCAGTGGGAAGCGGAAGCAGGATCGAGGGCAGACCCGCGGCCAGATACTCCGACGTGGTCATGGCCCCCGCCCGGCTCAAGGCCAGGTCGGCGGCGTTCAGCGCGCGGGGCATGTCGTCGATGTAGGGCACCACGTGCACCCACTCGGGGTCCCCGAGCTGGCGCAGCGCGGCGCGCACCGGCTCTTCATGGGTGGGTCCGGTGGACCAGAGGAGTTGGAGCGCTTCGGGCCGGGGCCACGCCTCTCCCTCCACGCCCCGCACGGCATCGAGCACGCGCTCGTTCAAAGCACGCGACCCCTGGCTGCCTCCCGCGACCAGGAGCGTGGGCCGGTCGGGGAGCCCCAACGCAGCCCGCGCCTGAGCAGCGGACTCCTCCCGAAGCGCCCGGATCGGATTCCCGCTCACTTGGACCCGAGGACGGGCGCGGGCGGACAAGAAGGGGATGCACTCTGGATAGGCCACATGGATCTGCCGGGCCCAGCGCGCCAACATCCGTGTGGTCACCCCGGGCCAGCTGTTCTGCTCCTGCAGAGCCAGCGGAATGCGGAGGAACACCGCCGCCAAGCCGGCCGGTGCCGCAGCATATCCGCCGGTCACCACCACCAGCCGGGGGCGCCACCGACGATAGTGGGCGAGCGTCACGTGCACCGCGCGGACGAGCTTGCGGACGACGCCCACGTTACGGAGCGGCGAAGCGCGTGACAGGCCCTCGATGTCCAGCAGCAGCGGCTCGAACCCGCGCTGGGGCAACACCCGCGCCTCGATCCCGCGCCGCGCACCCACGAAATGGGGCGTGATGTCGGGGCGCAGCCCCTGCAGCGCCTCGCAAAGGGCCAGAGCAGGATACAGGTGACCGCCGGTCCCGCCTCCTGCGAACACCACGACGGGCCGTTCCACCTCAGCCCCGGGCCCACGTGTGCCCGCGGCCGATGGAC is a window from the Gemmatimonadota bacterium genome containing:
- the murG gene encoding undecaprenyldiphospho-muramoylpentapeptide beta-N-acetylglucosaminyltransferase, which translates into the protein MERPVVVFAGGGTGGHLYPALALCEALQGLRPDITPHFVGARRGIEARVLPQRGFEPLLLDIEGLSRASPLRNVGVVRKLVRAVHVTLAHYRRWRPRLVVVTGGYAAAPAGLAAVFLRIPLALQEQNSWPGVTTRMLARWARQIHVAYPECIPFLSARARPRVQVSGNPIRALREESAAQARAALGLPDRPTLLVAGGSQGSRALNERVLDAVRGVEGEAWPRPEALQLLWSTGPTHEEPVRAALRQLGDPEWVHVVPYIDDMPRALNAADLALSRAGAMTTSEYLAAGLPSILLPLPTAAEDHQTRNAEALAAADVAVHLPERSTDGRGLWSAVCALLHDPSKLRRMSENARARGRPQAAQAIARALSELLPEGDE
- the murC gene encoding UDP-N-acetylmuramate--L-alanine ligase — protein: MSAPASTQFAPGSHVHFVGVSGAGMCGLAEAMARAGLVVTGSDLALGAQVEPLRALGVQLFEGHAAQQVEGATLLVRTAAVTEENPEVAAALDHGVPVLKRAQALGQWVERGRVVAIAGTHGKTTTTTLVTEVLVRAGLDPSAFVGGAVRAWGGNYRAGADRVFVVEADEYDRSFHQLAPDVAVVTNVEADHLDIYGDLSGVEEAFRIFLAARRDGGTVVACADDVGAGRVVAGLEDVVSYGTRAGAVLRVLDITPKEGGSAFTLVERGHPAGRFQIHVPGHHNVLNATAAAGAARALGVGWEEVREGLARYRGVGRRLEPLGRVGGIDVLDDYAHHPTEVTATLQALRQAFPGRRLVALFQPHLFSRTRDFQIEFGRALAAADRLWVSDVYPARERPLPGVTGALIAEQARTQGASDVHYHADIATLAAAVAPTLEEGDVCVTLGAGSIEHVGPRLIRSLEEDT